The Kwoniella shivajii chromosome 5, complete sequence genomic interval AAATTCATACATAGTCAGCGAAAAATCCTCAATGAGATAGTGGATACGCGTTTGACCAAAAACATGTACTTACCGTAGAAGTCGTTGTACCAGATACCGACCAAAGCCAAGATCACAGGCAAGTTCTCTTCAAGAGGAGTGGTCTTGAAGTGTTTGTCCATCTCATGCGCACCATTCAACATTTCTTGGAAGTTCTCGAATCCAATAGCAAGAGCGATGGAAAGACCGATAGCTGACCATAGGGAGTATCGACCACCGACCCAGTCCCAGAATGCGAACATGTTTGATTTAGAGATACCGAATGCTTCAACTGCCTTTGTGTTGGTGGATAAAGCTACAAAGTGTTTGGCAACGTGTGCTTGCTATACTCACACAAACGTAAACAGACGATCATCAGTTTGAACTCATGTTTGTGGTCAAGTAAGGGTAACTCACGtctttagcttgttccaAGAACCAAGATTTAGCACTTTCAGCATTTGTGATTGTTTCTTGAGTAGTGAAAGTCTTTGAAGCGACGATGAAAAGGGTGGTTTCGGTGTTACAGAGTTTGAGGACTTCAGCTAAATCTGTACCATCGATGTTTGATACGAAAAGAGTTTTGAGATCACGCTTGGAGTAATGTTTAAGAGCTTCAGTGACCATTACAGGACCTAAGTCTGAACCACCGATACCAATGTTTACAACGGTATCAATTGATTTTCCGGTATAACCTTTCCATTGACCTGATCTAACTGAATCTGAGAATTCTTTGATATGATCAAGTACACCGTGAACttcatctacaccttcttctgagaTTTTGAATCCGCCTTTGTCTGCAGGAGGATTTCTCAAAGCCACATGAAGGACTGCCCTATCTTCAGATGTGTTGATGTGTTTACCGGCGAACATGTCATCTCTGAATGATTCAACGGATGCTTCTTTGGCTAATTCGAAGAGGGCTGAAAGGACTTCGTCGTCAATCAAGTTCTTGGAGTAATCGAGAAGAATGGATacatcaggtgaagatgatttgaacGATTTGGAGAAAGTGGAGAATCGCTTAGGATCAGATTTGAAGAGTTCCTTCAACACAAGTTTGGATGACTTGGATGAATGAAGCTCTTGAAGCTTTTTCCATGCTTGGTATTCTGTACCAAAACATCATTAATAAATCTATGACGTCGATAAAGAAATACTCACGAGTAGCAGGCTTTCCAGTGGACATTTTGACTTGATTGCTAACAGAGTCTGCAGCTACAAAGAGCGATAGGAGAAgtatgagaaagaaagttgaggggaagaaagggaagatgagaagatgagaaaaaAGCAATTGACACTACCAAACAAGGTCGGGCCTATTTCCTTTATGTTGTAATCCGCGGATGTACGTTCTGGAAGGGATCTGGATGATCCGTGCGATTGAGCCGATTACAAAAATTTCCTAATCATGCCTTACCCCAATACAAATTATTCCTAGTCATCCATCAGAAAAGTCTACCCCCCTTTTCTCCCCCGGTCCGTGCATCCGTCCCGTTGAAATACTTGATATGACCGCTTTCAAGATGATCCCCTTCCTTATTACGTAACTGAAGAACCTCTCGCTCCCAATGCCACTTTTGTGGAAATCAACCTTGAACATCAAAGTAGTCAACTTGCCATGGTTGAAATCCACAAGAAGAACACCTTCGCGTCAACATCTCACGGATTTCACGACCGACTGTTCACAGAGAATATCCGTGTGACCAGTAAATACTCAAGATGGCACCTGCTCCAACAggattttcattttcgaCACCTTCCGGCGGCTCACCTTTTTCGTTCGCTCCTCAGTCTCAAAAACCGCCCGCATCAGGTCCATCAACATTCCCACTCGGTTCATCCAGTAGCTTCGCTGCCAAACCTTCTGCTCCCGCTTCAAATCAAGATGCGGACGGTatggacgaagacgaagcaatagaggatggtgaagatgaggatgaagttgaaacaTGCTATCTGCAACCTGCTGCGTATCCAAAGggggagaagaagaaatggaaagcATCTGGAAGAACTATAAGTGCTACTGTATCTCCCGCGGGAGGAGAGATAGCATCTTGGGtgacaaagaaggtgagctcGGAATTTCAAAGAGATTATCATGGATCATGATTCAAGCTAAATTGGGGCTGGAAATAGCCTGCGTCAAACCCTAATGAACCATCTCAGctttcttcaacttctttaTCGATATCGGATAGAACTATATTCTTCACCTCATTGTCCTCCCTCCCAAACTCCTTGATTCAGCTTTACACAGAATCACACCTTCTGTTTACTTCGTTGCAGCAAATAGTAGCTGAATCGCATTCAAGAAGATTACCTTCTGTGGGTATGGAGAAGATCGCCGAAGCCTGGGACAGAAGAGGTAATTTGGTTGGGGTGGAAAGTTTATTAGGTCCTCCAGACGCAGAGACGATCATGCATATGCGTAGATTGGCAGATCTGTATTTGGATCAACTAGCGGAACTGAAAGGTAATCAAGACGTAGATGTGAGTAGACAAACTACCGCAATTAACAAGAGGAAATCAACTGATCTGTAGATTAATCAGGTTGAACTCAGAACAAGATTCACAGCTTTTTATAACATCCTCAATCTCGCTGAAGTCTTATACCTTCCTGTGGACGGTAAAGGCGAAGGACTAGTCGGTGAAGAACTCTTAGATTGGGTAAATGATGTTGACCCAGGTAAGTTTCACCTgatctttgtcttttcatATTCGAGAATGAAACTGACATGGCCATATTCAGCACCGGATAATTCGCAGGGTAATGATATAATGTCAACTAAAAACCCATGGGATCATCCTTCGTTCTTCCCTTATGTCTCACGATGTATCCTTCGAGGCTTTCATTTACCTGCCGCATCTTTCCTTCGATCATTAACCAATCATTCTTATACGCCAATATCAAGATTAGCTTCATTGCTAGCACAGCATCTATCGATAATCCCTCGATCGACAGAAGAACGTTGGAGAGTCGACTTGGAGTTCCTTCAGGCGCATAAACAATGGTTAGCTAAATTCAGAGCTGAGTTAGCGAGTTTcacaggaggaagaggaaggggtaAATGGTTTGAAGTCGATACATATAGAGCGTGGGAAAGCGATTTTAGAATCGTAGTAGAATTGATGGAAGGTAAACCCACTAGAATATTGGAGGAAGCTTCGGATTGGAGGGAAGCTTTAGGTGCCTGGGGTACTTTGGTAGATGTCGATATGAGAAGAGATCATTTACCGTAAGTTGCTCTTATGTCGATTATGTCGTATTGAGAAAAGCATAATTGACATTCTGACTACAGCGAGGTAATGGCGATGATATTGGACAAAATACCAGTAGACACAACCTTGCAAGAAGATGCCATACAATCAGCGCTGTGTTCAGCAGAGATtatcaaggtaagctgaatTCCACCATTGATACACGGTATCTTGGGACTGACATGAATACTCAGGCATTGATGGGATGTTATGATCTCGATATATGGCTTTCTGCGCATTTGGGGGATTTGCTAGACAAGCTAGAGCTAGttccagatgatgaacaacGATTCGAAATTCCTCTACGAGATTACTTCTTACTTGAATACGCAGAAATCCTACAAAATAATCCGAAATACTCTGCATTCTGGAGAGTCATATGTGATTACTTGAATTATGCCGGCCAAGAAGGACGTAATAGGTTGAAATCACATATCATGCGTATATCCATATCG includes:
- a CDS encoding glucose-6-phosphate isomerase, whose product is MSTGKPATQYQAWKKLQELHSSKSSKLVLKELFKSDPKRFSTFSKSFKSSSPDVSILLDYSKNLIDDEVLSALFELAKEASVESFRDDMFAGKHINTSEDRAVLHVALRNPPADKGGFKISEEGVDEVHGVLDHIKEFSDSVRSGQWKGYTGKSIDTVVNIGIGGSDLGPVMVTEALKHYSKRDLKTLFVSNIDGTDLAEVLKLCNTETTLFIVASKTFTTQETITNAESAKSWFLEQAKDQAHVAKHFVALSTNTKAVEAFGISKSNMFAFWDWVGGRYSLWSAIGLSIALAIGFENFQEMLNGAHEMDKHFKTTPLEENLPVILALVGIWYNDFYGAQTQALLPYDQYLKKFADYFQQGDMESNGKSVTKDGSRVDYETGPIIWGQSGTNGQHAFYQLIHQGTKLIPADFLAPVETLNPISGGKHHEILLSNFFAQPEALAFGKTEQQVIEELGAEGSKNSALVKSKIFEGNKPTNSILFQKLTPGTLGALVALYEHKIHVQGAIWGINSYDQMGVELGKVLAKNILKQLGSESDVSGHDSSTTGLIHYYQKNRK